GAGTATGTTGGTCGTACACCAGCTTACCGTCTTGCCAACGCTTCTGCGACTCGGAACCGTCAACGGAGGTTGTTCCATCCGGGTGCGTTGTAATGGTCTTATTGAAACGCCTGATTTCAACCGATGAGCTGGAACCTGGAGCAGTGATCTGGCTAAGAGAACTAGGACCGGACCACGGGGAGTTCACATTCACCACCGAGTTGTAGCCCACAACTTTAGGCTCATCCAGCCAATCCCTGGACGATACAGTCTTTTTCCGGGTAACAGTCGTGATAGAGCTAGAAAGTGGCAGCGACACCTGGGACTGGCCGTAATGGGCCTGATTCAACTGCTGCGAGGCGCCGTATCCGGTTAGTTTGGTAACCTCAGTGCAGTTCCTGTGCACTGAGTAGGGCTTACCATCGATAACCTTCACCTCGACGGGATAGGCATAGTTCTTGATCGTATCATACTGACTCAAGTCTGTGGGCTGATACGGATTCAGGTCCAAAGTCTGCTGCACTTGGCCACTCTCGGTATCGGCGTACTGTTCCAGCAGCTCAGCGGCCTTGGCCTCAAAGAAGTTTGGCTGGGCTATGGTGTTATAGTGGATGCGGGACTGTTTCATATCAGTTACCAACTGCTGGCTGGTTTTCGAGCAAATCTCATCCAGTTCGGCAGAGGTCTTTCCGGTCAATTCCAAGACTGAATCTGGAAAGATAGAAAGTGTTACTGGCTTACAGAATTTAAGAGTGAGGTAGTCTATCTTCTGGCTTCTAAAAGTATAATATTTAAGTACTTATCTTTCTGAAAATAATCTTTTAAGGTCAATAACTTATATTTATTGTAAAGACACTAGGGGATTCACAGAATTCTTGGTAATCCGAATTTACGTGGGAAGCAATATGAAAACTATTGTGGCTCACTTTCTCATGATCTCTAAAGTCAAGATCGCCCCAGGCCATCTTAtgataaacaaattttgaacctttttgtaaaaaataaaacattactTACTCGTCCAGGGCAGTGCGAATCCAAAGGAACTTGAACTTTGAGACAGACTGTTGAATTTCTGCTTCAATTGATTGGCAAACTCGCGAACTTCGTTGAAGTGAGCGGTTCCCCAGGAACTGATGTGGGGAGGATTTAATCTGGGGGCCGACTGAAGGTCCGCCGAGGTGGGTCCATTGCCATAGGATGACGAGGATCGGGAACTGTATCTGCTCTGGTAGGTGGTGTAGCTTTGGCAACTAGCCACCGCTAGGAGCAGAGCGCAAACACCCAAGGCCCTCATGCCGGAAAAGCTGCaaaccaacaaacaacaatATAGTTTAGAATAGTGTCattcataaattattaaaataaaactagagTAGTACAAAACGATGTCGCagaaaatcaaatttattcTAAGGCCCCTGATTGAGCATTTTTGGAGCTGATAGCAAGTGGAAGTCGAATCTAGTTCAGGCTGTGGTTGGGATTATCGCATCAGCCTGGACTGGGGGGGTCGCCAAAGGTTAATCGCGAGATAATGGCATCATGCCTGGGCTCGGCCCATGAAAAAAATCACTTCAAGTTGGGACATACTGTTAAATTTTgttcttatttgtttttctgtttttttttttattattttttgttcaacCATTAAACCTTTGTGGCCTCCAAATTCCCTTTCCATCCGGTGTCTGTTGATAAGTCGAATCCCCTTGACTTGGCGACGTGTTACTTTCCTGGCACCCCCTAAAAATCACACAGTTTCTTCAGATGGAATAATGCAACACCTTGGGGAGTCAGAGAGTCGTCTCCTCAAATAGGTCACACACATGCATTTTCccaataaagttttatttatttctggAACATATGTTTGGGGCCACTTCAGTCTGTCTTctggttatttttaaatttatgtttcttttggggtttttggggtGTTCTTATCGCAACAAAGCTTTCGTAGTTAACTCACAGATGGCTCTATTCCGCAAAGCACTTAAATTTATCGGATTTGTGATAATATTCACTTAATTAGAGCAAAAGGGAAACTTTCAGGACCCTTGACCGATAGTTCACTATCCGTTATTACCGCTAGATCGAGAGGAAACCGTTGCGCCTCGTGGCGCTGCCGAAACAAAACTGGCAGCCGATCGACGATCCGGAATCTTATATGTGATGATCTCTCCCAGCAGCTACATAGATGCTGTGTAGGAGCCAACAAATTAATTGAGAGGGACGGCTCTCTAGAGAAACTGTTATCACTATTTATAATAGAATTAAGCATACTCTGGTTTTAGGGGATTTGCCAAATTATCAATGACCGAATATTTACGTATGACACAAAGGGTGACCGGTGACCGGTTCTCCAAACGACCTTAAAAATACGTGGAATCCGCAAGTGATTCACAAGCCGGTCTCCGGATGCAATAGATCAAAATAATTCTAATGCGTGATCTCATGTATTGTTGCGGAGTTCGGGTGGCTGTTACATTACAAATTGCAACGACGAGTGTGGGTTCAAATTTGAATATTCCTAATTAATGACAAAACACAAGATTTGTATAACACTTGAggtgaaaaacaaaataactgATTTTGAGTACaacaaagtatatattttttaaaagtgatTAATCATTACCATATTGAACaacataattaaaacaaacaaaatagatAAATAAGTTAAGAAATTCTGCAAAACCACAAGTGATTCTTaagaaatttttgaattaattcggaagaaaaagaagctatATCCGTGTTATTCAGACCTactaaactaatttaaaagtGTGGTTTTTCATATGATCGGTAAAACctcttttaaacaaaattattaagaatACTTTAACTACAAGttagtcttaaaaataaagacttcaaaaagattttttttgcttttattgtcCTTGTttcattattataaataaattattattataaattaagtaaTCTTTCCATAAATTCGGTTAACAGTTAAAAACCcatatacaaattttcgaaTAAACACCTTAGTAAAAAATTCCATTAATAATTCATAAGCCTatcatattaaatttatttattttgtattcacCCTTACATAacattttccttttatttccctttattttcctttattgtccttttttttaagctttaattTTCAAGCTTCAATATAGGATTAGAAAAATTGACATAGTTGGCAACGCGGCTAGGCTGCTCTACACTTCGATAACAGACTCTTTTGATTTAAAtcgattattatttataaaaccgATTGCAATGATAATCGAATTATTGCTCATCTCTTTGCCAATTTCTGAACTTGTGGATATGTGGACTTTTTTGGAttgttatttataaaatgaGGATTAAACTGATCAGCTTTTTCCCTTGACGAAATTTTTGAAGAATCGACTGGTAAGCCATTTAACACCTTCTATAAGGTTGACATTATAAACAAAGGAAAATAGGTTTTAGAGCTCTTCCATTGCACCTGAACGAGGTTGAGCTCGAATCTTTCAGATTCCATTTACCATGTACCTGAGGAGCAGAAATATACAAATTCCAGTAGCCCCTAGACTGAACTAAACACAAAGAAACAATAATGGGTGCTACCGACCAGGCACTTGAGGCTCAAAGCAACGCCACAGAACCCCCAAAGACTCCTCCAGTGCCAGAGCAACGTGAGCGCTTTTTCCTTGGACGACAGGCCAACCTCTGCCACCTGATTGTGTTACTGTTTAGCGGAGGATTGGCTGCCATTACGTTACACATCTTTACGTCTTCAAATCTGGGCTGGCGGCTACGCCAGTTGCACCACCTGCCCACCGCCCACTACCTGCAAACACGAGACGAGTTCGCCGTCTACTCCGTGGATGAACTAAATGCGTTTAAGGAGTTCTATGACCGCAGTATCAGCGACAGTGTTGGGAGCAGCTATACGGAAGCGGAAGAAACTAACATTAAAGAGGCTCTGGGTGCTCTTCGGCTGGCCCAAGACATGTACCTGGCGGGTAAAGACGATAAGGCAGCTCGACTGTTCCAACACTCTCTGGCCCTGGCGCCACGTCATCCCACAGTGCTGCTGCGTTACGGCGAGTTTCTGGAACATAGCCAGCGGAATATCGTACTGGCGGATCAGTACTATTTTCAAGCATTGTCCATCAGTCCAAGCAATTCCGAGGCTCTAGCCAATCGTCAGAGGACGGCCGATGTTGTCCAGTCTTTAGATGAGCGTCGCTTGGAGTCGTTGGATTCAAAGCGTGATGCCCTCTCTGCCATTCACGAGTCAAGCGCTGCTCTGCGACGAGCCAAAAAAGAGGCGTACTTTCAACACATTTACCACACAGTGGGTATCGAAGGCAACACCATGACATTGGCCCAGACACGTTCCATTCTGGAGACCCGCATGGCCGTAGATGGCAAATCAATTGACGAGCACAATGAGATTCTAGGCATGGATCTTGCGATGAAGTACATCAATGCCAGTCTTGTGCAAAAGTGAGTTGGAATGTTAGTTAACTATCTTAGACTTTAAATGATtagcttttaatattttttttagaatggaAATCACCATTAAAGATATTCTGGAGCTGCATCGCCGCGTCCTGGGCCACGTAGACCCCATTGAGGGTGGCGAGTTCCGCCGGAATCAGGTGTATGTCGGAGGCCACGTACCCCCTGGACCAGGAGACTTAGCACTCTTAATGCAGCGCTTCGAGAGGTGGCTCAACTCCGAGCACAGTAGCTCTCTACATCCTGTGAAGTGAGTAGCAGGCGGGACTGCTGAGAAACAAATCTATAACTTGATTATTTCTTTACCAGCTATGCTGCCCTAGCACACTACAAGTTGGTTCATATTCACCCATTCATCGATGGGAATGGACGCACCTCCCGTCTTCTGATGAACACGTTGCTGATGCGAGCTGGCTACCCGCCCGTGATTATTCCCAAACAGCAACGCAGCAAATACTACCACTTCCTGAAGCTGGCCAACGAGGGCGACATTCGGCCTTTTGTGCGTTTCATCGCCGACTGCACAGAGAAGACGCTCGACTTGTATCTCTGGGCCACCAGTGACCTACCTCACCAGATCCCCATGCTGATCCAGTCAACGAGCGAGGCGGGCGAAGGAGGGCCCCAATTGCAAAAGTCCCAAATGGGTGAGGGGGCGTCGCTACCAGAATTCTACGAGTCCGGCTCTGGATCATTACCCTAACACATGTCCCAACGTTCGATAACTAGCAAAATGTTgtatttattaacttttttgttGTACATACTTGTATATTTATCTATAAGTTCGAAATTCCCTAGATAattcccttttttatttaatacaatgtgTATCAGACTGTGATCGTATATAAGCTTAAAGAACGCACCAAAAATCGATCGTAAGAATCAAATATCATAGGTACTTTGGCTTACAAAACCAAAGTAAAGGAAATATTAAGTAAAATATAAAGCTTGTAATGATTGTGTGAAAagtgcaataaaaaatattccaaaattGAACGAAATAGTAGGTATTATATTAGAATGTCCAGCTTTTAAAGATCTGAGTCTTAAAAACAGAGAGACTAAGTCGAGTGATTCTACGAATTCACTATTCTCtatttttaaggaaaaataTTACTATAATTGTTTAAAATCTTATAATTTAGTAAAATTGCACGTGTGAGTCCCTTGGAAAAGACAAAGCTCTCCCTTTATAGCTTGGCTCGCTGAAGATAGGGCTTGTAAGTAACGTCACGCCACCAATGAGGACGCTCATAGACTCCAGGAGTAGAGACGATAGTCCGCTGCAGATGTTGGTAAACCTGCAGAAacaaaacatacatatattaccCATCAATGCTATAATTTCCAGAACTCACATTGCCATCGCTCATGCCGAGGGGCGAGTTAAGAATAAAGTCGGTGGGCGCTATAGCATCCACAAGGGCGATGGCCTCATCCTTCAGCACAGGCAGCAGCTTCAGAATTCCCTGCTCGAACAATTGGATTTGGGAACTGTCTTGGAAGTAGCCGCCTTGGTAGAAGATGCCAGCGTACTTTGTGACCAAATGTGCCCCGTAGAACGAAAGCACCTGTTGCAGAACCTTCTTCTCGGCCGAATCGGGCAGGCCAACCACAAACTTGTAGAACTCGTAGTAGATAGTGCGCTCTCCGTAGATTATGGACAGCTTCTGGGCAGCAAAGACTTGGATATTGTTACGCGTTTCAAATGCATCTTTGCCCTCGCGTTGCAGCTGCTCCACCCGCTTCACGGTGGTCTCCAACTGCCAAGAGGTCAGCCAATTCAGAGCCTTCAAAAGATCTGAAAGGGATACCAGGAATGAATATAAAGAAACAGTTTCCCAGCATGGAACTTACTCTGCGGATTCAAAGCATCCTCTGGAGTACGCTCCAGACCCTTTTGGGTCAGAATCTTGTCAATGTCCTTTAGGAAAGCAACTGTCTCCAAGGGAGACACTGCCTCAAAGTTGGCGTTGTTGCGACGGAGATTAACCAGCCAGTTGGAGGCCTGCTGGATCAGAGTATTGTTTTCGCCCTCGTAGGTGCAGTTTGCGTCGTTGTCGTTACGCAGGTCGCCCAAGCCAGAAGCCCTAAGGTATCCATGACCACCACACGCTTCGCGACATTCCTGGATTCCGTCTCGGGCAGCCCAGGTGGCTACTGGCTTCAGAGCCGAGGAGATGGCGTGAATCTCCATGCCCGCCTGCGAGGTGTCCTCGCCGGTGAGGCTCTTCATGGACAGGTCCATGTTTTTCTTGCCAATCCAGAGAGTGGCCACGCGGAGGGCGATCGTTGTGGCGAGATGGGGGATAAGCCGGTACTGCTGCGACTGGTACTCGATCACCGGCCACTCAGCCGGGCTGTTGGGTGGACCGAACTGCCGGCGACTGGCAGCGTACCGAGTGGCAATGGTAACCGCCTTGCTCAGTGCCACGTAGGTGATGGCGGTGATGTTGACGCGACCCACAGAAAGGGCTCCCAAAGAGGCGCCCAGTCTCTTGCGCTCGTCCTTGATTTGGCTGGTGTAGTTGCCCTGGTCGTCGATATCGCCAGTCTTGGAAAGCAGGTTCGCCTTCGGAATGCGGTACTGGTTGAACATGACAAATCTGAAACGAAAGACCATGACGGCATTATTATTTTACGATCCCTTCCGTTGATAAACAGAGCTACTTACCCGTTGTCGATGCCGTTGAGGCCAATCTTCTCACCCAAATCACCGACAGTGACTCCGGGGAAGGGGAGCAGCGTACGCTCGTCGCGGATGGGCACCAAGAACGCCTGCAGGCCCTGGTGCTTTTCATCCGGAACGTACAGCTGGGCGTAGACAATAGCATGAGTGCAGGTCTTGCCCAGATTTCCCACCCAGCACTTGGCTGCCTCAAAGTCCGGAGTGTGAAGGATAAACTCCTGCCTTTTCAGGTCATAGGTGGCACGGGTGCGCATGCCGAGGGCGTTGGTGCCGTGGGAAATCTCAGTGAGAGCATAGGCGCCCAGGATCCGGTTGTCGGCTACCTTGGCCACATACTTGCCCAGTCGTCCCGATCCGTTGGACACCAGTGTGCTGGGGAACATGCCAGTGGACAGTCCAAACTTCACCGACGTGCTGAAGTCGTAGCTGAAGATGGCCTGCCCAAAGGCCAGCAGCAAATACGGACTGTTTATGTACTGGAAAAATGGATAATATCAGTCGAAGGTACTCTCCAATCAAGGTATTAGTCTTTCAAACCTCATTAACGCCATAGAACTGTTGTTCCCACAGGAGGTGCTGCCGcttgttggccagctcccggGTGCGTTCCAGGCTGGGCGCCTCCGGCTCCCGCTGGTAGTCGGGGTGGCGCTCCATCCACTGCCATACTTTGTGCTGCAAGCAAGGGTGCATTGGAAAACTAGTTACTTAAAGCACAAGCCAGATAAGGAGCGCGGGGCGATTAGATGAGGGCGGGGTGCAGCCCCGATAGCGAGCCGCTGGGAGCGAAACACAAAGAAGTTTGTACTTTGACCCCATTCTCCTACGACCTGTGCTCCACAAACCCAATTGCCAGTTACCTTTAGACGGATATGCTCCTCTCCCTCCAGCAGAACGTTCATGCGCTTGTAGCAGAAGCTCGCCCTTTGGCGGTACTCGTCCAAAGGTCCACCTCGGAACTCGGGGAAAATCCGCTTGTCATCCAGGATGTTTTCGGGGGTCTTGTCCTTCCCGCGGTCGCTGTAATGAGCACCAAGGGCGGTCAGTAGCTGGCTAAGATGACTCTGCCCTCCACCAAGATCTGCGCCATCCTCTCCACTCGCCATCGCAATAGCTTCTGGCTGAAGAGGCACTGGCGGAGGTGGTGGGGGGCCAGGGGGCGAAATACTCACTTGGTGGAACTCAATGCAACCATGTCTGCTTAACTTTTGGCGATGATCGGTGGAGGGACTGGTGTGTACGTTAAGGCCGTCAGGCACAAACTACCCAAACGTCCAGATGGTCATAACTATTATTGAGAAAACAAGTGGTTACCACCGATAAGCCCCACCGGCTTATCCGCACGACATGGCACCAATTTTAACTTGGTTTTCACAGGTTCCCATTCGCCGGATAAGATATGGGGCCATCGAAATTCCAGGGGGCCTTCGGATTTCTTCGGTTTTCGAAAGATTTCGTTAATTTTTTACCAATctcataaatttaatttcctaTCAACGGAAACGAGTACTTTCCGTTGGCAAAGTATCGATAGCCAGGGCTGGCAAAGATTCAAAAAAAGGGCGccaaattttgaattttagtTTAGCAGCATTTACTTGCTTTCTAAATTGCTGTGTTTTAAAGCTTtcttaatttaagataaaagcgcattatattttttgttaaattttactCTTTATTTTGGTAGACTTCTCCCTGGAAATGtccattttattaattttacgtATAGATATGAACTTAAAACAATTTTCACATTACTGTATGTATTAGAAAACATCGATGGtgttgtgagatttaatttaaaacatacACCGCTAATAGGATAACAACCACacatcttaaaaataaatctctAAACATGataatctttttattttttaaaattttaatatttttctctggAGAATGTGATCACAACACACATCGATGCTTTCTTAGTTCTACGACTTACATGCATCAAGTATctaactaaataaaatttgatCGCTATAGTATTAGGATAGTTTCAAagtcatttaaaatgtatattttgttgtttgtcaATAATTAAACTAATTAGGTAACACGTAGTCATTACTAAATACTCGTATATCGATCGTTTTTCGTTACAATTTCTTTTCACTACAAGAGCAGAAGCATTGTTACGCTAtaaaaacattacgtcatatGTTTATAAGCTCTGTTGATATATATACTTGCTAAAATGGACTAATTGACGGCTccaaataaatgtaaaaattgCGTGATTTGTCTATTAGATACAACCGATTACTGCTCTCAACTTTGCTCAAGTTTCATACGTGTACGTCATACATATAATGTATTGCTAAATAATATTCTTGTGCTAATAAAAGTTAAAACCAAACTATTTTAATACTAAATAAATCTAAATCAACTAAGTTAAGCGATATTGCCACTTTCGATCTTAGAAGAATATATCCGGAGTGTCAAACAGGTTGAGACTCTTCTCCATAAGCGTGCCGGTCAGCAGGCTCGATTCCATTGCCTCTATCGGTTCCTTTGTCGTCCAGGAGTCCCTGTTGGTGCAGGTAGCGCCCTCCTGTTTGGTTTCATATAATCAACTGTGCACCGAGCTGGCCGCCGATGAGTTTGAGGAAAAGGCCGACTGCAGGCTGGTCATCGAACCTCTGTAGTTGACGGAGCTGAGGACCTCGTAGAAGAAGTTCAGCTGCGCTCCCGAGGGGCTGAACCAATGCATCAAGTAGCTGTCGTTGTGGTGCATCACGTGAGAACCCTGCACACTCTCCTTGTGCCGGCAGATGAGGGTCGGCTCCTCTCGGAAGTAGTTCACGCCCTCGACAAACTCCGTCAGATCAAAGTAGGACACGGCGGAATCTATTAAAAAACATTAGGAACCTGGTTTTGAATCGTATTCTGAATCGATATACTCACCACTCTTTTCTGGTAGTTCTTGGGTGACCCGGTAAAGGGTAAAGTGCAAGTCGTTCCGCATCACATCGAAATCCCAAGTGAGGACACTCTTGGGATCGTCGTTCCTTATGAGCAGCTCGTGGGTGAAGCCCGCCTTCAGCTCTATGGTCTTGTACAGGTTTCGGTGTTCGTGCTGATGAACGGCTGAGAGGCGCTTCAATGGCATAGATGCTTCATCCGAGGATTGGGCGGGTCCATCGCCGTTCGGTTCGTCTTCGTGGTCTTCCAGGGAGCTCATCTTGTAGAGGGTTTTCGGTACCAGTCCGCCTTCGTGTATCATAGTCTGATAAAAAGTGATCCGGGGATTAGAAATATTGTTAAAGATCTAGGGGGTCGATTAGGACTAGGCTTGCCTCTGAATTGACATATTTGGAGGACCTGGACAAAAAACGCGGCATGGACATGGACGCTGGACGCACAATGGGGAACGGGGGAATTGGGTTTTTGTGGATGCCGTGGCTAAGCAGAACTTAAACTCTTAAGCAACAAagacaaaaatgcaaaaacaaatgcggacaaaatacaattaaatacaatttgaACTGATGGATGGTGAGAAACGGGATCGAAGGCAGGCGCAATTGAACATGAATCGAGAAGGTATAGAAAGATATGCTTACACAATGGCATTTAGCTAAATAACAatacttaaaatatttctgACTGACTTGCTCCGCACGCGACCCTGGCTGGGTCTCTGTCTGAGCAGTCCCCGGAGCAGAACCGGAGCCAACAGGTGGAAGAGAAAAATTGggcaaagtaaataaaataacaatataGTAAGTACGTTGTCTAGACTCTGAAATCATATCGCCTTACATTTCAGAAATGAAGAAATAAATGGCTGTGCGAATAAAATCTTTCATACCAAAATAATACCTATTTAAAATAGTAATTATTGTCTTAGGAACCCAGACCTTAGAAACcgataaattatattttattctttaataCTTCGATCTTAAGATCTTCATAGTCATCTCTTCTTAACCGCGTTGCACACCACctcttaaaattataaacacctTTTAAAAATCGGAAGAAGCAAAGTTATAAACCtattaaataagaaataaacaatattaaacCAACTTAaccaataaatttaaaaacaagggGACCGCTAATAACgtctataattatttttaattataggGGGATTGTCTAAACGCCGGCTATTTCAGTTAAGAGCGTctataatatattaattatcaGACAGTTGAGCTGGGCAGGGCCGGCATTTGCTTACCTTACAGGGTCCGCCCAAAAAGTCGGGTATTATTTCCTCATCTAGGTACTGGGAGAGACCTTCTTTCATGTGAGCACAGTCCGGGCCGTAGAACAGAAACTTGGAACGCGTATGCTCatctttaaattaataattattttatttaaaataagaataaGTTTAGATTAAGACTCACCTATAAAGGCGCTAACAATTGTCCAGGCAATGGGGAACACTCTGGGCGCTCGCACCACCAGAACACGGCCCATGGTCTCTGGATAATTACGCTCAACCGTCTCAATGATATAGAGCAGGGCCTTGATGCCAGGTCGCCAAAGGTGCCGCATGGAAAGCCCTTCCAGATCCACCAGCAGAGACCAGTTAAGTATGGGTTTCTCCAGCCGTTCGGCAGACTCGTTAATCTTCTGAATGCCCTCCTCGCAGATATGGAGAGCCTGATTCGAGAGTAGGATTAATATAAGGTTTCAAGAAGCATAGGTCAAGTCGTCTTACCAATCGCAGCAGACCCTCCATACCCAGCGACTTCAGAAGCCCCTTGACATCCATATGACCCAGCCGAAGTATATAGACTGGGCGGCCGTCCTTGTCCTGGTGATGCCAGCCGCCCGGAAAGTGCTCCACCACCACGGCCGGCTTTGAGTACTCCGCCAGCAGGGAATCGATGCGATGTTCGCGTCGCCAGCGAAGCGAGTCACACAGCATAGAAAAGGCCTGGCTCACGTGCCAGTCTCTAGCTGCCAAGAAACGCAGAATGGTCTGATAACTGGGCACACGCTCCAGGTCATCGACACCATCCAGCATTTTTCGCAGCTCCAGCAGCTTGGACTCCTGCATGGGCGACAGTTGACCCAGACTCCGGGCAATAAAGTCGCCGTCCAGCAGAATATCGTGATGCTGTTCGGCCGATGGTTCCAGTATCGGTGACTTGGGAGCATCGGGCGGAGGGGTCCAACGATCCACGTGTGTAATTCCTTCTTCGCGCAGCTGGCTTATGAAGAACTCGATGATTTCCTTGCCCTTGAGCGTGGTCTGGGTGTACTGCTTCATGCCCATTTTCTCCATGGAGTGCTCGAAGCCGAAGAAGTTCTTGATGTCCAGCGTGGCTGTCT
This region of Drosophila bipectinata strain 14024-0381.07 chromosome 2L, DbipHiC1v2, whole genome shotgun sequence genomic DNA includes:
- the Acox3 gene encoding peroxisomal acyl-coenzyme A oxidase 3 isoform X1 — protein: MASGEDGADLGGGQSHLSQLLTALGAHYSDRGKDKTPENILDDKRIFPEFRGGPLDEYRQRASFCYKRMNVLLEGEEHIRLKHKVWQWMERHPDYQREPEAPSLERTRELANKRQHLLWEQQFYGVNEYINSPYLLLAFGQAIFSYDFSTSVKFGLSTGMFPSTLVSNGSGRLGKYVAKVADNRILGAYALTEISHGTNALGMRTRATYDLKRQEFILHTPDFEAAKCWVGNLGKTCTHAIVYAQLYVPDEKHQGLQAFLVPIRDERTLLPFPGVTVGDLGEKIGLNGIDNGFVMFNQYRIPKANLLSKTGDIDDQGNYTSQIKDERKRLGASLGALSVGRVNITAITYVALSKAVTIATRYAASRRQFGPPNSPAEWPVIEYQSQQYRLIPHLATTIALRVATLWIGKKNMDLSMKSLTGEDTSQAGMEIHAISSALKPVATWAARDGIQECREACGGHGYLRASGLGDLRNDNDANCTYEGENNTLIQQASNWLVNLRRNNANFEAVSPLETVAFLKDIDKILTQKGLERTPEDALNPQNLLKALNWLTSWQLETTVKRVEQLQREGKDAFETRNNIQVFAAQKLSIIYGERTIYYEFYKFVVGLPDSAEKKVLQQVLSFYGAHLVTKYAGIFYQGGYFQDSSQIQLFEQGILKLLPVLKDEAIALVDAIAPTDFILNSPLGMSDGNVYQHLQRTIVSTPGVYERPHWWRDVTYKPYLQRAKL
- the Acox3 gene encoding peroxisomal acyl-coenzyme A oxidase 3 isoform X2; the protein is MVALSSTNDRGKDKTPENILDDKRIFPEFRGGPLDEYRQRASFCYKRMNVLLEGEEHIRLKHKVWQWMERHPDYQREPEAPSLERTRELANKRQHLLWEQQFYGVNEYINSPYLLLAFGQAIFSYDFSTSVKFGLSTGMFPSTLVSNGSGRLGKYVAKVADNRILGAYALTEISHGTNALGMRTRATYDLKRQEFILHTPDFEAAKCWVGNLGKTCTHAIVYAQLYVPDEKHQGLQAFLVPIRDERTLLPFPGVTVGDLGEKIGLNGIDNGFVMFNQYRIPKANLLSKTGDIDDQGNYTSQIKDERKRLGASLGALSVGRVNITAITYVALSKAVTIATRYAASRRQFGPPNSPAEWPVIEYQSQQYRLIPHLATTIALRVATLWIGKKNMDLSMKSLTGEDTSQAGMEIHAISSALKPVATWAARDGIQECREACGGHGYLRASGLGDLRNDNDANCTYEGENNTLIQQASNWLVNLRRNNANFEAVSPLETVAFLKDIDKILTQKGLERTPEDALNPQNLLKALNWLTSWQLETTVKRVEQLQREGKDAFETRNNIQVFAAQKLSIIYGERTIYYEFYKFVVGLPDSAEKKVLQQVLSFYGAHLVTKYAGIFYQGGYFQDSSQIQLFEQGILKLLPVLKDEAIALVDAIAPTDFILNSPLGMSDGNVYQHLQRTIVSTPGVYERPHWWRDVTYKPYLQRAKL
- the retm gene encoding protein real-time, with amino-acid sequence MVQKFQSPVRVYKYPFELVMKAYERRFPTCPQMPIVLDCQIIKDETLENGAKRNTSRRCKLAVEAPYIFKKLIGVDHVFFVQHNYLDMNSRTLCIEAVNESFSSRIEIFERCRYYAHPDNAEWTCFDQTATLDIKNFFGFEHSMEKMGMKQYTQTTLKGKEIIEFFISQLREEGITHVDRWTPPPDAPKSPILEPSAEQHHDILLDGDFIARSLGQLSPMQESKLLELRKMLDGVDDLERVPSYQTILRFLAARDWHVSQAFSMLCDSLRWRREHRIDSLLAEYSKPAVVVEHFPGGWHHQDKDGRPVYILRLGHMDVKGLLKSLGMEGLLRLALHICEEGIQKINESAERLEKPILNWSLLVDLEGLSMRHLWRPGIKALLYIIETVERNYPETMGRVLVVRAPRVFPIAWTIVSAFIDEHTRSKFLFYGPDCAHMKEGLSQYLDEEIIPDFLGGPCKTMIHEGGLVPKTLYKMSSLEDHEDEPNGDGPAQSSDEASMPLKRLSAVHQHEHRNLYKTIELKAGFTHELLIRNDDPKSVLTWDFDVMRNDLHFTLYRVTQELPEKSDSAVSYFDLTEFVEGVNYFREEPTLICRHKESVQGSHVMHHNDSYLMHWFSPSGAQLNFFYEVLSSVNYRGSMTSLQSAFSSNSSAASSVHS
- the Fic gene encoding protein adenylyltransferase Fic, which produces MGATDQALEAQSNATEPPKTPPVPEQRERFFLGRQANLCHLIVLLFSGGLAAITLHIFTSSNLGWRLRQLHHLPTAHYLQTRDEFAVYSVDELNAFKEFYDRSISDSVGSSYTEAEETNIKEALGALRLAQDMYLAGKDDKAARLFQHSLALAPRHPTVLLRYGEFLEHSQRNIVLADQYYFQALSISPSNSEALANRQRTADVVQSLDERRLESLDSKRDALSAIHESSAALRRAKKEAYFQHIYHTVGIEGNTMTLAQTRSILETRMAVDGKSIDEHNEILGMDLAMKYINASLVQKMEITIKDILELHRRVLGHVDPIEGGEFRRNQVYVGGHVPPGPGDLALLMQRFERWLNSEHSSSLHPVNYAALAHYKLVHIHPFIDGNGRTSRLLMNTLLMRAGYPPVIIPKQQRSKYYHFLKLANEGDIRPFVRFIADCTEKTLDLYLWATSDLPHQIPMLIQSTSEAGEGGPQLQKSQMGEGASLPEFYESGSGSLP